In Rahnella aquatilis CIP 78.65 = ATCC 33071, one DNA window encodes the following:
- the coaE gene encoding dephospho-CoA kinase (Dephospho-CoA kinase (CoaE) performs the final step in coenzyme A biosynthesis.), with translation MSYIVALTGGIGSGKSTVSQSFARHGVSIVDADVIARQVVAPGEPALEALSQRFGKSIISADGSLKRPALRERIFSNPAEKEWVNKLLHPIIHARTQCLFAQAQTPYVLWVVPLLIENGLQKQANRVLVVDVEPHVQLSRTMSRDGISRQQAESIIAAQISREKRLACADDIIDNSGDPKLIEPRVAQLHHRYLQLAV, from the coding sequence ATGAGCTATATCGTTGCATTGACCGGAGGTATCGGTAGTGGCAAAAGTACCGTTTCCCAAAGCTTCGCCCGTCATGGCGTAAGCATTGTCGATGCAGATGTCATTGCCCGTCAGGTCGTTGCTCCGGGTGAGCCAGCGCTGGAAGCGTTAAGCCAGCGATTTGGTAAAAGCATTATTTCCGCTGATGGCTCATTGAAACGCCCGGCACTTCGGGAGCGAATTTTTAGTAATCCTGCTGAAAAAGAATGGGTTAATAAATTACTACACCCCATTATTCATGCCAGGACACAATGCTTGTTTGCACAGGCGCAAACGCCGTACGTGCTCTGGGTCGTACCGCTGCTGATTGAAAATGGATTACAGAAGCAAGCGAATCGCGTTCTGGTGGTGGATGTAGAGCCACATGTTCAGCTTTCCCGGACGATGTCGCGCGATGGCATCAGCCGCCAGCAGGCTGAAAGTATTATTGCTGCGCAGATCAGTCGTGAAAAACGTCTGGCCTGCGCGGATGACATTATTGATAACAGCGGTGATCCGAAATTAATTGAACCGCGTGTTGCCCAATTACATCACCGCTATTTGCAACTTGCGGTGTGA
- the zapD gene encoding cell division protein ZapD yields MTDVAATVLFEHPLNEKMRTWLRIEFLLQQMHSNAQLTDIASALLFFRTVSDLLDVLERGEVRTDLLKELERQQQKLSQWKDVPGVDLSRIEGLRAELKQCASVLMKAPRIGQALKEDRLIALVRQRLSIPGGCCSFDLPTLHIWLHLAQSQRDREVRNWLETLAPLNNSLMMVLDLIRQSGAFRNQISLNGFFQDNAEGADLLRLRLSMENQLYPQVSGHKTRYAIRFLPLDSEHGVVPARLNFELSCC; encoded by the coding sequence ATGACTGATGTAGCTGCAACCGTTCTCTTTGAACATCCACTGAATGAGAAAATGCGCACCTGGCTTCGCATCGAATTTTTGTTGCAACAGATGCATTCCAACGCTCAACTCACTGATATTGCTTCTGCCTTGCTATTTTTTCGCACCGTTTCAGATTTACTGGATGTGCTGGAGCGCGGTGAGGTTCGTACCGATTTACTGAAAGAGCTTGAACGCCAGCAGCAAAAATTGTCTCAGTGGAAAGATGTGCCGGGCGTTGATTTATCAAGGATCGAGGGGCTGCGCGCCGAGCTGAAGCAATGTGCATCCGTGTTAATGAAAGCACCACGTATAGGGCAAGCCCTGAAGGAAGATCGCCTGATCGCGCTGGTTCGCCAGCGTCTGAGCATCCCCGGCGGGTGTTGCAGTTTTGATTTGCCGACGCTGCATATCTGGCTGCATCTGGCACAATCACAACGTGATCGTGAAGTGCGAAACTGGCTCGAAACACTGGCTCCGCTGAATAATTCGCTCATGATGGTACTGGATCTGATCCGCCAGTCTGGCGCGTTTCGCAATCAAATCAGTCTGAATGGATTTTTCCAGGACAACGCTGAAGGTGCAGATCTGTTACGATTACGGCTCTCGATGGAAAACCAGCTTTACCCGCAAGTATCCGGGCATAAAACCCGTTATGCCATTCGCTTTTTACCCCTCGACAGCGAACATGGCGTGGTTCCCGCGCGACTGAATTTTGAACTTTCCTGCTGCTAG
- the yacG gene encoding DNA gyrase inhibitor YacG: MDPEIIEVNCPTCQKIVVWGEQSPYRPFCSKRCQLIDLGEWADEEKRIPSKGDVNDLDDWSEEEI; encoded by the coding sequence ATGGACCCTGAAATCATTGAAGTAAACTGCCCGACCTGTCAGAAAATCGTGGTTTGGGGTGAACAAAGCCCTTACCGCCCTTTTTGTTCCAAGCGTTGCCAGCTCATTGATCTCGGCGAATGGGCCGATGAAGAGAAACGCATCCCGAGTAAAGGTGATGTGAACGATCTGGATGACTGGAGCGAAGAAGAGATTTAA
- the mutT gene encoding 8-oxo-dGTP diphosphatase MutT codes for MTLKQLNIAAGIIRNASKEIFITQRDASSHMAGFWEFPGGKIEAGETPEQAVIRELQEEVGINAKSPVLLKTLEHRFPDRIITLYFFLVEDWQGEPYGKEGQPKRWIAQADLQEEEFPPANEVIVTALKNNQY; via the coding sequence GTGACGCTTAAACAACTTAATATCGCAGCGGGCATTATCCGGAATGCCAGCAAAGAAATCTTTATCACTCAGCGCGATGCATCATCGCATATGGCAGGGTTCTGGGAGTTTCCTGGCGGTAAGATTGAAGCGGGCGAAACACCAGAACAGGCTGTTATTCGTGAGTTACAGGAAGAGGTCGGCATCAATGCTAAATCTCCTGTACTGCTAAAAACATTGGAGCACCGGTTCCCGGATCGCATCATTACACTCTATTTTTTCCTGGTGGAAGACTGGCAGGGCGAGCCGTATGGCAAAGAAGGGCAGCCGAAGCGCTGGATTGCGCAGGCGGATTTGCAAGAGGAGGAATTCCCTCCTGCCAACGAAGTGATTGTTACAGCCCTCAAAAATAATCAGTACTGA
- the secA gene encoding preprotein translocase subunit SecA: protein MLIKLLTKVFGSRNDRTLRRMRKVVDLINRMEPEIQKLTDEQLQAKTNEFRERLAKGEVLENLIPEAFAVVRESSKRVFGMRHFDVQLLGGMVLNERCIAEMRTGEGKTLTATLPAYLNALSGKGVHVVTVNDYLAQRDAENNRPLFEFLGLSIGINLPGMPSPAKRAAYAADITYGTNNEYGFDYLRDNMAFSPEERVQRKLHYALVDEVDSILIDEARTPLIISGPAEDSSEMYTRVDKLIPKLIRQEKEDSDSFQGEGHFSVDEKARQVHLTERGLVLIEELLVEAGIMEEGESLYSPTNIMLMHHVTAALRAHVLFTRDVDYIVKDGEVIIVDEHTGRTMQGRRWSDGLHQAVEAKEGVDIQNENQTLASITFQNYFRLYEKLAGMTGTADTEAFEFSSIYKLDTIVVPTNRPMVRKDMADLVYMTEMEKIGAIIEDIRQCTAKGQPVLVGTISIEKSEVVSNELTKAGIAHSVLNAKFHAKEADIVAQAGQPGAVTIATNMAGRGTDIVLGGSWQVEVENLGEEVTDEKIAEIKAAWQIRHDAVLASGGLHIIGTERHESRRIDNQLRGRAGRQGDAGSSRFYLSMEDALMRIFASDRVSSMMRKLGMKPGEAIEHPWVTKAIANAQRKVESRNFDIRKQLLEYDDVASDQRRAIYSQRNELLDVSDVSETIASIREDVFKATIDSYIPPQSLEEMWDVQGLEERLKKDFELEMPIAEWLDKEPELHEETLRERIMELAKESYARKEEVVGAEMMRNFEKGVMLQTLDSLWKEHLAAMDYLRQGIHLRGYAQKDPKQEYKRESFAMFAAMLESLKYEVVSVLSKVQVRMPEEVEAMEIQRREEAERLARQQQLSHQDQQEIEVAEAARLASSGDRKVGRNDLCPCGSGKKYKQCHGRLQK from the coding sequence ATGTTAATCAAATTATTGACCAAAGTTTTTGGTAGCCGTAACGACCGCACATTGCGCCGCATGCGTAAAGTGGTTGATCTGATCAACCGCATGGAACCTGAAATCCAAAAACTGACCGATGAGCAACTGCAGGCGAAAACGAACGAATTCCGTGAGCGCCTGGCAAAAGGTGAAGTGCTGGAAAATCTGATCCCGGAAGCCTTCGCGGTTGTCCGTGAATCCAGTAAACGTGTATTCGGCATGCGTCACTTCGATGTGCAACTGCTGGGTGGGATGGTACTGAACGAACGTTGCATCGCAGAAATGCGTACCGGTGAAGGTAAAACGCTGACCGCAACCCTGCCAGCTTACCTGAATGCATTGAGCGGCAAGGGCGTTCACGTTGTTACCGTCAACGATTATCTGGCACAGCGTGACGCCGAAAATAACCGTCCGCTGTTTGAGTTCCTTGGCCTGAGCATCGGCATCAACTTGCCCGGTATGCCTTCTCCGGCTAAACGTGCTGCTTACGCCGCTGATATCACTTACGGTACAAACAACGAATACGGTTTTGACTACCTGCGCGACAACATGGCGTTCAGCCCTGAAGAACGTGTGCAACGTAAACTTCACTACGCGCTGGTGGATGAGGTTGACTCCATCCTGATCGATGAAGCACGTACTCCGCTGATCATCTCCGGCCCGGCCGAAGACAGCTCAGAAATGTACACCCGCGTAGATAAACTGATCCCTAAACTGATCCGCCAGGAAAAAGAAGACTCCGATTCCTTCCAGGGTGAAGGCCACTTCTCTGTTGATGAGAAAGCGCGTCAGGTTCACCTGACCGAACGTGGTCTGGTCCTGATCGAAGAACTGCTGGTTGAAGCCGGTATTATGGAAGAAGGCGAATCCCTGTATTCCCCGACTAATATCATGCTGATGCATCACGTGACCGCAGCGCTGCGCGCACACGTCCTGTTCACCCGTGATGTCGATTACATCGTGAAAGACGGCGAAGTCATTATCGTCGACGAACATACCGGTCGTACCATGCAAGGTCGTCGCTGGTCAGACGGTCTGCATCAGGCGGTTGAAGCCAAAGAAGGCGTGGATATTCAGAACGAAAACCAGACACTGGCTTCTATTACTTTCCAGAACTATTTCCGTCTGTACGAAAAACTGGCCGGCATGACCGGTACTGCAGACACCGAAGCGTTCGAATTCAGCTCTATCTATAAGCTGGATACCATTGTCGTGCCTACTAACCGCCCTATGGTGCGTAAAGATATGGCCGACCTGGTGTACATGACTGAAATGGAAAAGATTGGCGCGATTATCGAGGATATTCGTCAGTGTACTGCCAAAGGCCAGCCGGTTCTGGTCGGTACTATTTCCATTGAAAAATCAGAAGTTGTCTCTAACGAACTGACCAAAGCGGGCATTGCGCACAGCGTTCTGAACGCCAAATTCCACGCCAAAGAAGCGGATATTGTCGCGCAGGCTGGCCAGCCAGGCGCAGTGACCATCGCCACCAATATGGCCGGTCGTGGTACCGATATCGTGCTGGGCGGCAGCTGGCAGGTTGAAGTTGAAAACCTGGGTGAAGAAGTCACCGACGAGAAAATCGCTGAAATTAAAGCCGCATGGCAGATTCGTCACGACGCGGTTCTGGCTTCAGGTGGTTTACACATCATTGGTACTGAGCGTCACGAATCACGTCGTATCGATAACCAGCTGCGCGGTCGTGCGGGTCGTCAGGGTGATGCCGGTTCATCCCGCTTCTACCTGTCTATGGAAGATGCCCTGATGCGTATCTTCGCGTCTGACCGTGTATCAAGCATGATGCGTAAACTGGGTATGAAACCGGGCGAAGCCATTGAGCACCCATGGGTGACCAAAGCGATTGCCAATGCGCAGCGTAAAGTAGAAAGCCGTAACTTCGATATCCGTAAGCAACTGCTGGAATACGATGACGTGGCAAGCGATCAGCGTCGTGCCATCTACAGCCAGCGTAACGAATTGCTGGACGTGTCTGACGTGAGTGAAACCATCGCCAGCATCCGTGAAGATGTGTTCAAAGCGACCATCGACAGCTACATTCCGCCACAATCTCTGGAGGAAATGTGGGATGTTCAGGGGCTGGAAGAGCGTCTGAAGAAAGACTTCGAGCTGGAAATGCCGATTGCAGAGTGGCTGGACAAAGAGCCGGAATTGCATGAAGAAACCCTGCGCGAGCGTATCATGGAACTCGCAAAAGAATCTTACGCCCGTAAAGAAGAAGTGGTTGGCGCTGAAATGATGCGTAACTTTGAGAAAGGCGTGATGCTGCAAACGCTGGATTCCTTGTGGAAAGAGCATCTGGCGGCAATGGATTACCTGCGTCAGGGTATCCATTTACGGGGCTACGCGCAGAAAGATCCTAAGCAGGAATACAAACGCGAATCTTTCGCGATGTTTGCTGCCATGCTGGAATCTCTGAAATATGAAGTGGTCAGCGTGTTAAGCAAAGTTCAGGTGCGTATGCCTGAAGAAGTGGAAGCGATGGAAATTCAGCGTCGTGAAGAAGCTGAACGTCTGGCTCGTCAGCAACAACTGAGTCATCAGGATCAGCAGGAAATCGAAGTCGCTGAAGCGGCGCGTCTTGCTTCCTCTGGTGATCGCAAAGTAGGCCGTAATGATCTCTGTCCGTGCGGCTCCGGTAAAAAATACAAACAATGCCATGGCCGCCTGCAAAAGTAA
- the secM gene encoding secA translation cis-regulator SecM, with translation MIGILNRWRQFGRRYFWPHLLLGMVAASLGVSTNLSQTELPAVPNTSSSLNRLNIASTGLSNLALLQANRRPSFGVDYWQQHALRTVIRHLSFALAPQVVYTVAQPEAEMQKAEPLHVQQLALLVTLNALLTHEPKPPVIIRQTQQPFLPLASSHQTGLWLAQVQGIRAGPSSLI, from the coding sequence GTGATTGGTATTCTAAATCGTTGGCGACAATTTGGCAGAAGGTATTTTTGGCCGCATCTCCTGTTGGGGATGGTCGCGGCAAGCCTTGGCGTGTCCACGAATCTGTCGCAAACGGAACTGCCAGCGGTTCCCAATACGTCCTCAAGTCTAAACCGTCTTAACATCGCCAGTACAGGGCTGAGTAATCTTGCATTACTCCAGGCGAACCGCCGCCCGTCTTTCGGTGTTGATTACTGGCAACAGCATGCATTACGCACGGTCATCCGTCACCTTTCTTTTGCTTTGGCCCCGCAGGTAGTTTACACCGTAGCGCAGCCGGAAGCAGAAATGCAGAAAGCCGAGCCGCTGCATGTTCAGCAACTTGCGTTGCTGGTTACCCTTAATGCTTTGCTGACCCATGAGCCTAAACCTCCGGTTATCATCCGTCAGACGCAACAGCCATTTCTCCCTCTTGCTTCATCGCATCAAACCGGCCTGTGGTTAGCACAGGTGCAAGGCATTCGTGCCGGCCCGTCCTCTCTGATTTAA
- a CDS encoding DUF721 domain-containing protein, producing the protein MRDSRPQLLDILFDDASSTEQSPLRIVQQRAAALLKLNRAVKGLLPAPMQPWCRVGNYRQGVLVLEIANASWMMRLRYEQPALLSALRAQILPSLSSIDIRINPSLMAKMENASQIAIKNKAIASESMPVRHLSAQSAEELRGLASRSPEKLRKALERLAGLAGESARPTSRNK; encoded by the coding sequence ATGCGCGATAGTCGCCCACAATTATTAGATATCCTGTTCGATGATGCCTCTTCGACTGAGCAAAGCCCGCTGCGTATTGTTCAACAGCGTGCGGCAGCGTTATTGAAACTCAACCGCGCAGTGAAAGGTCTGTTACCGGCACCCATGCAACCATGGTGTCGCGTCGGTAATTATCGACAGGGAGTTTTAGTACTTGAAATAGCTAATGCCAGCTGGATGATGCGCTTACGCTATGAACAACCTGCATTACTCTCTGCACTTCGAGCGCAAATTCTACCATCATTGTCATCAATCGACATCAGGATTAATCCTTCGCTCATGGCGAAAATGGAAAATGCTTCGCAGATTGCGATTAAAAATAAAGCGATCGCGTCAGAATCTATGCCAGTCAGACACTTGAGTGCGCAGAGCGCAGAAGAATTAAGGGGACTTGCGAGCCGGAGCCCGGAAAAACTCAGAAAGGCTTTAGAACGACTGGCTGGATTGGCCGGAGAGAGTGCCAGGCCAACCAGTCGTAATAAATAA
- the lpxC gene encoding UDP-3-O-acyl-N-acetylglucosamine deacetylase, translating to MIKQRTLKRIVQATGVGLHTGKKVTLTLRPAPANTGVIYRRTDLNPPVDFPADAKSVRDTMLCTCLVNEHDVRISTVEHLNAALAGLGIDNIVIEVDAPEVPIMDGSAAPFVYLLMDAGIEELNSAKKFLRIKDTVRVEDGDKWAEFKPFNGFSLDFTIDFNHPAIDSSSQRYKMNFSAEAFVRQISRARTFGFMRDIEYLQSRGLCLGGSFDCAIVVDDYRVLNEDGLRFEDEFVRHKMLDAIGDLFMCGHNIIGAFTAYKSGHALNNKLLQAVLAKQEAWELVTFQDEAEMPLAFKAPSTVLA from the coding sequence ATGATCAAACAACGTACATTAAAACGTATCGTTCAGGCGACGGGCGTCGGTTTGCATACCGGCAAGAAAGTCACCCTGACTCTGCGTCCTGCACCGGCGAATACCGGGGTCATCTATCGTCGCACTGACTTGAATCCACCGGTTGATTTCCCGGCAGATGCAAAATCCGTGCGTGATACCATGCTCTGTACTTGCCTGGTTAATGAGCATGACGTACGTATTTCTACGGTAGAACACCTTAATGCGGCATTAGCTGGCCTGGGCATTGATAACATTGTTATCGAAGTCGATGCGCCTGAAGTGCCGATTATGGACGGTAGTGCTGCACCTTTCGTCTATCTGTTGATGGATGCAGGGATTGAAGAGCTGAACAGCGCGAAGAAATTCTTGCGCATCAAAGATACCGTGCGTGTTGAAGACGGTGATAAGTGGGCTGAGTTCAAACCGTTTAATGGTTTCTCTCTGGACTTCACTATCGACTTCAATCACCCGGCGATTGATTCCAGCTCACAGCGCTACAAGATGAATTTCTCTGCAGAAGCATTTGTTCGCCAAATCAGCCGCGCACGTACTTTTGGTTTCATGCGTGATATCGAGTACCTGCAGTCACGCGGTTTGTGCCTGGGTGGCAGCTTTGATTGCGCAATTGTTGTGGATGATTACCGCGTGCTTAACGAAGATGGCTTGCGTTTTGAAGATGAATTCGTTCGTCACAAAATGCTGGATGCTATCGGTGACCTGTTCATGTGTGGGCATAACATCATTGGTGCGTTTACCGCCTACAAGTCTGGTCACGCATTGAACAATAAGTTATTGCAAGCGGTACTGGCTAAGCAGGAAGCCTGGGAATTAGTCACATTCCAGGATGAAGCTGAAATGCCACTGGCTTTTAAAGCACCGTCTACAGTATTGGCGTAA
- the ftsZ gene encoding cell division protein FtsZ, whose protein sequence is MFEPMELTNDAVIKVIGVGGGGGNAVEHMVRERIEGVEFFAVNTDAQALRKTAVGQTIQIGSGITKGLGAGANPEVGRNSAEEDREALRAALEGADMVFIAAGMGGGTGTGAAPVVAEVAKDLGILTVAVVTKPFNFEGKKRMAFAEQGIAELSKHVDSLITIPNDKLLKVLGRGISLLDAFGAANDVLKGAVQGIAELITRPGLMNVDFADVRTVMSEMGYAMMGSGVACGEDRAEEAAEMAISSPLLEDIDLSGARGVLVNITAGFDLRLDEFETVGNTIRAFASDNATVVIGTSLDPEMNDELRVTVVATGIGMDKRPEITLVTNKPASQPVMDHRYQQHGMSPLPQETKPAAKVVNDQSAQSNKEPDYLDIPAFLRKQAD, encoded by the coding sequence ATGTTTGAACCTATGGAACTGACCAATGACGCGGTGATTAAAGTCATCGGCGTCGGTGGTGGCGGCGGTAATGCTGTCGAACACATGGTGCGTGAGCGCATCGAAGGTGTTGAATTCTTTGCCGTTAACACAGACGCTCAGGCGTTGCGTAAAACGGCAGTAGGCCAGACGATTCAGATCGGTAGCGGTATTACCAAAGGTCTGGGTGCTGGTGCGAACCCGGAAGTGGGTCGCAATTCTGCAGAAGAAGACCGTGAAGCCCTGCGCGCTGCGCTTGAAGGTGCTGACATGGTCTTTATCGCAGCGGGTATGGGCGGCGGTACTGGTACCGGTGCCGCACCCGTGGTTGCTGAAGTAGCTAAAGATTTGGGTATCCTGACTGTTGCTGTTGTGACTAAGCCTTTCAACTTCGAAGGCAAAAAGCGCATGGCATTCGCGGAACAGGGTATTGCTGAGTTGTCCAAACATGTGGACTCCCTGATCACTATCCCTAACGACAAGCTGTTAAAAGTGCTGGGTCGTGGTATCTCTCTGCTGGACGCCTTCGGTGCGGCTAACGACGTGCTGAAAGGTGCGGTGCAGGGTATCGCTGAGCTGATCACCCGTCCGGGTCTGATGAACGTCGACTTTGCTGACGTGCGCACTGTCATGTCCGAAATGGGTTATGCCATGATGGGCTCCGGTGTGGCGTGTGGTGAAGACCGTGCTGAAGAAGCCGCTGAAATGGCGATTTCCAGCCCGCTGCTGGAAGACATCGATTTGTCCGGTGCGCGCGGCGTTCTGGTCAACATCACTGCGGGCTTCGACCTGCGTCTGGATGAATTCGAGACTGTGGGTAACACCATCCGTGCTTTCGCATCAGATAACGCCACTGTAGTTATCGGTACGTCTCTTGACCCGGAAATGAACGACGAGTTGCGTGTGACTGTGGTTGCAACCGGTATCGGCATGGACAAACGTCCTGAGATCACTTTGGTGACCAATAAGCCAGCCAGCCAGCCAGTCATGGATCACCGTTACCAGCAGCACGGAATGTCTCCGTTGCCGCAGGAAACGAAACCCGCGGCGAAAGTGGTCAATGATCAAAGTGCGCAATCCAATAAAGAGCCCGACTATCTGGACATTCCGGCCTTCCTGCGTAAGCAGGCAGACTAG
- the ftsA gene encoding cell division protein FtsA — MIKSTDRKLVVGLEIGTAKVAALVGEVLPDGMVNIIGVGSCPSRGMDKGGVNDLESVVKCVQRAIDQAELMADCQISSVYLALSGKHISCQNEIGMVPISEEEVTQEDVENVVHTAKSVRVRDEHRVLHVIPQEYAIDYQEGIKNPVGLSGVRMQAKVHLITCHNDMAKNIVKAVERCGLKVDQLIFAGLAASYAVLTEDERELGVCVVDIGGGTMDIAVYTGGALRHTKVIPYAGNVVTSDIAYAFGTPPTDAEAIKVRHGCALGSIVGKDENVEVPSVGGRPPRSLQRQTLAEVIEPRYTELLNLVNDEILQLQEQLRQQGVKHHLAAGIVLTGGAAQIDGLAACAQRVFHTQVRIGQPLNITGLTDYAQEPYYSTAVGLLHYGKESHLSGEAEVEKRASVGNWFKRINSWLRKEF, encoded by the coding sequence ATGATCAAGTCGACGGACAGAAAACTGGTAGTTGGGCTGGAGATCGGTACGGCAAAGGTCGCCGCATTGGTGGGGGAAGTTCTGCCCGATGGCATGGTCAATATTATTGGCGTGGGCAGTTGCCCATCCCGTGGCATGGACAAGGGTGGCGTGAATGACCTGGAATCGGTGGTGAAGTGCGTGCAGCGCGCCATCGATCAGGCTGAACTGATGGCAGATTGTCAGATTTCCTCTGTTTACCTTGCTTTGTCTGGTAAACATATCAGTTGTCAGAATGAAATAGGGATGGTTCCTATTTCAGAAGAGGAAGTCACACAGGAAGATGTAGAGAATGTGGTACATACCGCTAAATCGGTGCGTGTGCGTGATGAGCATCGGGTTCTGCATGTGATCCCTCAGGAATATGCCATTGATTATCAGGAAGGGATTAAAAATCCGGTCGGACTTTCCGGTGTGCGTATGCAGGCTAAAGTTCACCTGATTACCTGCCATAACGATATGGCGAAGAACATTGTGAAAGCGGTTGAACGCTGTGGCTTGAAAGTTGACCAGCTGATTTTTGCCGGTCTGGCAGCCAGTTATGCCGTTCTGACCGAAGATGAGCGTGAATTAGGGGTTTGTGTCGTGGATATTGGTGGTGGAACCATGGATATCGCGGTTTATACCGGCGGCGCACTACGTCATACTAAGGTCATTCCTTATGCCGGGAATGTGGTTACCAGCGACATCGCTTATGCGTTTGGAACGCCACCTACCGATGCTGAAGCGATCAAAGTTCGCCACGGTTGTGCATTAGGATCGATTGTCGGCAAAGACGAGAACGTCGAAGTGCCGAGCGTCGGTGGACGTCCACCACGCAGTCTGCAGCGTCAGACACTGGCTGAAGTTATCGAGCCCCGTTACACAGAATTGCTGAATTTAGTGAACGACGAAATTTTGCAATTGCAGGAGCAGTTACGTCAGCAAGGCGTAAAACATCATCTGGCCGCCGGTATTGTTCTGACAGGCGGTGCAGCACAAATTGATGGTCTGGCAGCTTGTGCGCAGCGGGTATTCCATACCCAGGTGCGTATCGGGCAACCCCTGAACATCACCGGGCTGACAGATTATGCGCAGGAACCTTACTACTCAACGGCTGTAGGGCTGCTGCACTACGGGAAGGAGTCTCACCTGAGCGGTGAGGCCGAAGTGGAAAAACGCGCCTCAGTGGGCAACTGGTTCAAACGAATCAACAGCTGGCTGAGAAAAGAGTTTTAA
- the ftsQ gene encoding cell division protein FtsQ, whose product MSQAALNTRERETAESNGRRSNGGQLAGIVFLLLVVGTILWSAWAVVGWMQDANRLPLSQLVVTGERHYTTNDDIRQAILSLGAPGTFMTQDVNVIQQQIERLPWIKQVSVRKQWPNELKIHLVEYVPVAHWNDLHMVDADGKSFSIPAERVVKQKMPLLYGPEGSEQDVLQGFQTMSQALAAGKFTLKAVAMSARHSWQLTLDNDVRLELGRDDRMGRLQRFIELYPRFQQQAEADKKRITYVDLRYDSGASVGWAPEFIDQQNSNQQQNQAQAKQQ is encoded by the coding sequence ATGTCTCAAGCCGCCCTGAATACCCGAGAGCGTGAGACGGCCGAGAGCAACGGCCGTCGCAGTAACGGTGGCCAGCTGGCAGGGATCGTGTTTCTCCTGTTGGTGGTAGGAACGATTTTATGGAGTGCGTGGGCCGTTGTCGGCTGGATGCAGGATGCAAACCGATTGCCGTTGTCCCAGTTAGTTGTCACCGGGGAACGGCATTACACGACCAACGATGATATTCGTCAGGCGATTCTGTCCTTAGGGGCTCCGGGAACGTTCATGACGCAGGATGTAAACGTCATTCAGCAGCAGATTGAGCGTTTACCCTGGATAAAACAGGTCAGCGTACGTAAGCAATGGCCGAATGAACTGAAGATACATCTCGTGGAGTATGTGCCGGTCGCACACTGGAATGATCTGCATATGGTTGATGCCGATGGCAAATCTTTCAGCATACCCGCCGAGCGTGTGGTCAAACAAAAAATGCCGTTGCTTTACGGTCCGGAAGGCAGCGAACAGGATGTTTTGCAGGGCTTTCAAACGATGAGTCAGGCGCTGGCCGCCGGCAAGTTCACGTTGAAAGCAGTGGCAATGAGTGCACGTCACTCGTGGCAGTTAACTCTGGATAATGACGTCCGGCTGGAATTGGGGAGAGATGACCGGATGGGACGTTTACAACGTTTTATCGAGCTTTACCCGCGATTCCAGCAACAGGCTGAAGCCGATAAGAAACGCATCACTTATGTCGATTTACGTTATGACAGCGGTGCGTCGGTAGGTTGGGCACCAGAGTTTATTGACCAGCAAAACAGTAATCAGCAACAGAATCAGGCACAGGCTAAACAACAATGA